The Meiothermus sp. CFH 77666 genome includes a region encoding these proteins:
- a CDS encoding ABC transporter transmembrane domain-containing protein: MRPVFRANSPSDKAPKGDFRQLGRLLAYTRPYRLGLLLAGVASLISTGFFLAFPQLVSRMLDASIFEQGNLGQIDRYTLLLIGVFAGQALFSGLQSYLFARAGEGVVADLRRNLFSHLLTLSPRFFENHKTGDITSRLTSDVATVQGVASNALVQLFTTPLMFAATLTILFVTNWKLSSFILAVVPLVILVAIVLGRIIRRMSKAFQDKIAEANARAEESISGIRVVQSFTAEKLEAERYSRLIGESFRTALRRALVSSGLSGVVFFTIFSALGLIFWYGGRLVSLGEITPGQLVSFILYAFNVAASVGTLAGIWSQVQSALGASSRIFELLDTPSELKEPTNPHPLSQVRGEVRLEDVHFAYDERGEVLRGVSLSARPGQVVALVGPSGAGKSTLIALIPRFYDVTQGRITLDGIDIRQLRLLDLRGQIALVPQETLLFSGTIEENIRYGKPQATQAEIIEAAQAANAHEFISAFPQGYQTVVGERGVKLSGGQRQRIAIARALLKDPRILILDEATSSLDSESEALVQEALDKLMKGRTTFVIAHRLSTVRTADLIVVLEKGQVVQQGTHEALLAQGGLYRDLYELQFREEAPGAG, translated from the coding sequence ATGCGACCCGTATTTCGCGCCAATTCCCCTTCAGATAAAGCCCCTAAAGGCGATTTCCGTCAGTTGGGTCGCCTGTTGGCTTACACCCGGCCCTACCGACTGGGCCTGCTACTTGCAGGCGTGGCGAGCCTCATTTCCACAGGCTTTTTCCTGGCCTTTCCGCAATTGGTTAGCCGGATGCTCGACGCCTCCATTTTCGAGCAGGGCAACCTGGGGCAGATTGACCGCTACACTCTGCTGCTGATAGGGGTCTTTGCCGGACAGGCCCTTTTTAGTGGGCTGCAAAGTTATCTCTTCGCCCGCGCCGGCGAGGGGGTGGTAGCCGACCTGCGGCGCAACCTGTTCAGCCACCTGCTCACCCTTTCTCCGCGCTTCTTCGAGAACCACAAAACCGGCGATATCACCAGCCGCCTGACCTCGGACGTCGCCACCGTACAGGGGGTCGCCTCCAACGCCCTGGTGCAGCTTTTCACCACCCCCTTGATGTTTGCTGCCACGCTGACCATCCTTTTCGTCACCAACTGGAAGCTCTCGAGCTTCATTCTGGCGGTGGTTCCGCTGGTAATCCTGGTGGCCATTGTGCTTGGGCGCATCATCCGGCGTATGAGTAAGGCTTTCCAGGACAAGATAGCCGAGGCCAATGCCCGCGCCGAGGAGTCCATCAGCGGCATCCGGGTGGTGCAGTCGTTTACGGCGGAAAAGCTCGAGGCCGAACGCTATAGCCGCTTGATAGGCGAGTCCTTCCGTACCGCCCTGCGGCGGGCGCTGGTATCGTCTGGGCTGAGTGGGGTGGTGTTCTTCACCATCTTTAGTGCCCTGGGCCTCATCTTCTGGTATGGAGGGCGGCTGGTCTCGCTGGGCGAAATCACCCCCGGTCAGCTGGTTTCTTTTATTTTGTATGCCTTCAACGTGGCCGCCAGCGTGGGCACCCTGGCCGGCATCTGGAGCCAGGTGCAGAGTGCTCTGGGCGCCAGCAGCCGTATATTCGAGCTTCTGGATACGCCATCTGAACTGAAAGAACCCACGAACCCCCACCCGTTGAGCCAGGTGCGCGGCGAGGTGCGTCTGGAGGACGTCCACTTCGCCTACGACGAACGCGGGGAAGTGCTGCGGGGCGTCAGCCTGAGCGCCCGACCCGGCCAGGTGGTGGCCCTGGTAGGGCCCAGCGGTGCCGGTAAAAGCACGCTGATTGCCCTGATACCTCGCTTCTACGATGTGACCCAGGGACGCATTACCCTGGACGGGATAGACATCCGACAACTACGACTGCTGGATTTGCGAGGGCAGATTGCCCTGGTGCCGCAGGAAACCCTGCTCTTCTCGGGCACCATCGAGGAAAATATCCGCTACGGCAAACCCCAGGCCACCCAGGCCGAGATCATCGAGGCCGCCCAGGCCGCCAACGCCCATGAGTTCATCAGCGCTTTTCCGCAAGGCTATCAGACCGTTGTGGGCGAACGTGGGGTCAAGCTGTCGGGCGGACAGCGCCAGCGAATCGCCATCGCCCGGGCCCTGCTCAAAGACCCCAGGATTTTGATTCTGGACGAGGCCACCAGTTCGCTCGACTCGGAGTCCGAGGCGCTGGTGCAAGAAGCCCTGGACAAGCTGATGAAAGGCCGCACGACCTTTGTGATTGCCCACCGGCTTTCCACCGTGCGAACCGCCGACCTAATCGTGGTGCTCGAGAAGGGGCAGGTGGTGCAGCAGGGCACCCATGAGGCACTGCTGGCGCAGGGCGGGCTTTACCGTGACCTCTACGAGCTGCAATTCCGTGAGGAAGCGCCCGGCGCCGGATGA
- the sufU gene encoding Fe-S cluster assembly sulfur transfer protein SufU yields MSLLDELYKEIILRHYKSPHNYGPLDSANVRVKGDNPSCGDQIELMVQTDGNHITDLRFQGQGCAISQASASLMTDLVKGKSWPEALALEQQFKAMIVDGAAPTPELGDLAALSGVHKLAARVKCATLAWNALEQAAHQAGALPREPKP; encoded by the coding sequence ATGAGCCTCCTGGATGAGCTATACAAAGAAATCATCCTGCGCCACTACAAATCGCCCCACAACTATGGCCCCCTGGACTCGGCCAATGTGCGGGTGAAGGGCGACAACCCTTCCTGTGGCGACCAGATCGAGCTAATGGTTCAGACGGATGGGAACCACATAACAGACCTTCGTTTTCAGGGACAGGGCTGTGCCATCTCCCAGGCTTCGGCCTCGCTGATGACCGACCTGGTCAAGGGTAAATCCTGGCCCGAGGCGCTGGCGCTGGAACAACAGTTCAAGGCCATGATTGTGGACGGAGCCGCGCCCACCCCTGAACTGGGCGACCTGGCGGCGCTGTCCGGAGTACACAAGCTCGCAGCCCGGGTCAAGTGCGCTACCCTGGCCTGGAATGCCCTGGAACAAGCGGCCCATCAGGCGGGTGCGCTACCGCGAGAACCAAAACCATAG
- the folE2 gene encoding GTP cyclohydrolase FolE2 — MLSYDNKQILDLPLPKLDKNGGKKAYLFHNTDGAEPVITRYYDADFQPDDAYKASLPDMTETVNSVEGANVAIQQVGISGFKLPLKFATPQGEALTLEARVTGTVSLEADLKGINMSRIIRTFYAYKDEVFSLDTLAQIVQDYRSTLDSLTARVKVSFSYPMLVSALRSGLEGYQYYNGSYEAAIEENGRIRRFVELDFVYSSACPCSAELAEHARDNRGAYAIPHSQRSKARIKVEVAPDTSLHLEDLVRHAREALKTETQVMVKREDEQAFAELNGAYVKFVEDAARLIYEQLVRDPRIHDFQAACSHLESLHSHDAVSVIARGVPGGFRADFNDFSTLVC, encoded by the coding sequence TTGCTTAGCTACGACAACAAGCAAATCCTCGATCTACCCCTTCCCAAACTGGACAAAAACGGCGGCAAGAAAGCCTATCTGTTTCACAACACCGATGGCGCTGAACCCGTTATCACTCGCTATTACGACGCGGATTTCCAGCCCGACGACGCCTACAAAGCCAGCCTGCCCGACATGACCGAGACCGTGAACTCGGTAGAAGGGGCTAATGTGGCCATCCAGCAGGTGGGTATTTCGGGCTTCAAGCTGCCACTCAAGTTTGCCACGCCCCAGGGCGAAGCCCTGACCCTCGAGGCCCGCGTCACCGGCACGGTCTCGCTAGAGGCCGACCTCAAGGGCATCAACATGAGCCGCATTATTCGCACCTTCTACGCCTACAAAGACGAGGTCTTCAGTCTCGACACCCTGGCCCAGATCGTACAGGACTACCGGAGCACCCTCGACAGCCTCACAGCGCGGGTCAAGGTCAGCTTCAGCTACCCGATGCTGGTGTCTGCGCTGCGCTCAGGGCTGGAAGGCTACCAGTACTACAACGGCAGCTACGAGGCAGCCATTGAAGAAAACGGGCGCATACGCCGCTTTGTCGAGCTGGACTTCGTTTACTCTTCGGCCTGCCCCTGCTCCGCCGAGCTGGCCGAGCACGCCCGCGACAACCGGGGTGCCTACGCCATCCCGCACAGCCAGCGCTCCAAGGCCCGCATCAAGGTCGAAGTGGCCCCCGATACCTCCTTGCACCTGGAAGACCTGGTTCGGCATGCCCGCGAGGCTCTCAAAACCGAGACTCAGGTCATGGTCAAGCGCGAGGATGAGCAAGCCTTCGCCGAGCTTAATGGTGCCTACGTGAAGTTTGTGGAAGATGCCGCCCGTTTGATCTACGAGCAGCTTGTCCGTGACCCCCGTATCCACGACTTTCAGGCAGCCTGCTCACACCTCGAGAGCCTCCACTCCCACGATGCCGTCTCGGTGATTGCCAGGGGTGTACCCGGCGGATTCCGCGCCGACTTCAACGATTTCAGCACTCTAGTTTGTTAG
- the tmpR gene encoding bifunctional dihydropteridine reductase/dihydrofolate reductase TmpR — protein sequence MSKVALVTGSAKGIGRAILLALAEKGFDVAVHYRQSENEAERTRQAAQALGVRAIKVAADITQAQEAQRLIHSVAEQLGGLQVLVNNVGDYLKKPLETLTPEEWHGMLDSNLNAPFYLTQSALPYLSATGYGRVVNIGFAGAQNLLARPNITPYVIAKTGLIIYSKSLAKRLAAKGVTVNVVSPGVAENSVSKPLDEIPIGRLARLEELAKAVLFFVDESSAYLTGQVLEVAGGWNL from the coding sequence GTGAGCAAGGTCGCGCTGGTAACCGGCTCGGCCAAAGGCATCGGGCGCGCCATTTTGCTAGCTCTGGCCGAAAAAGGCTTTGATGTGGCCGTGCACTACCGCCAGAGCGAGAACGAGGCCGAGCGCACCCGCCAGGCGGCCCAGGCGTTAGGGGTGCGGGCCATCAAGGTAGCGGCAGATATCACCCAGGCGCAGGAAGCACAGCGCTTGATTCACAGCGTGGCCGAACAGCTCGGCGGCTTGCAGGTGCTGGTCAACAACGTGGGCGACTACCTCAAAAAACCGCTCGAAACGCTGACCCCCGAGGAGTGGCATGGGATGCTCGACTCCAACCTCAACGCGCCGTTTTACCTGACCCAATCAGCCCTCCCCTACCTGAGCGCAACCGGCTATGGGCGGGTAGTGAACATCGGCTTTGCCGGGGCGCAGAATTTGCTGGCCCGTCCGAACATTACCCCTTATGTGATTGCCAAAACCGGACTGATTATCTACAGCAAGTCACTGGCCAAACGCCTGGCGGCCAAAGGCGTGACGGTGAACGTGGTCTCGCCGGGGGTAGCCGAGAACTCCGTTTCAAAGCCCCTGGACGAGATTCCTATAGGCCGCCTGGCACGGCTGGAGGAGCTGGCCAAAGCAGTGCTGTTCTTCGTGGACGAATCGAGTGCTTACCTCACCGGACAGGTTCTCGAGGTGGCGGGTGGCTGGAATCTGTAA
- a CDS encoding NUDIX domain-containing protein, with product MESRYPIPTVGALVKGPSGRVLIVKTTKWQGLWGVPGGKIEWGEPLEKALQREFQEEVGLELYNIRYAMLLEGVFDPQFYKPLHFLFINYYAESRVETITPNEEILEWAWVTPEEALRYPLNNITRTLIEKFQRENP from the coding sequence ATGGAGTCCAGATATCCGATTCCCACCGTGGGGGCCCTGGTGAAGGGGCCTTCGGGCCGGGTGCTGATTGTCAAGACCACCAAGTGGCAGGGCTTGTGGGGCGTACCAGGGGGCAAAATTGAGTGGGGAGAACCGCTGGAAAAGGCCCTGCAACGGGAATTTCAAGAAGAGGTGGGCCTCGAGCTTTACAACATCCGCTACGCCATGCTGTTAGAGGGGGTGTTCGACCCGCAGTTTTACAAGCCCCTGCATTTTTTGTTCATCAACTACTACGCCGAAAGCCGGGTTGAGACCATTACCCCCAACGAGGAAATCCTCGAGTGGGCCTGGGTAACCCCGGAGGAAGCCCTACGGTACCCCCTGAACAACATCACCCGTACCCTGATTGAAAAGTTTCAGAGGGAGAATCCGTGA
- a CDS encoding ImmA/IrrE family metallo-endopeptidase, with amino-acid sequence MDLRPRVIELARGYRKAHAPLTPERLAGGIGASLSYGKLPAGKFGALVPEQNHILIDQDSPPKRQRFTLAHEVMHVLIQQDNDLLSDLHEAYAGQELEKELEALCNLGAAEMLLPGEVVDAALAKKGQIPRLVPELAELHQVSEEVVIIALAERGPTPSIVLMAGSKPLRVYFSAKHPRLLDRVSRGTGFRRNDPLVIAFETGLPQKTKTALPNHSVLYSLEAYPKGGRVYAVYKELQN; translated from the coding sequence ATGGACTTAAGACCCAGAGTAATCGAGCTGGCGCGGGGCTACCGCAAGGCCCACGCCCCCCTAACCCCCGAACGGCTGGCCGGAGGCATTGGCGCGAGCCTCTCCTATGGCAAGCTGCCGGCGGGCAAGTTTGGGGCCCTGGTGCCGGAGCAGAACCATATTCTGATTGACCAGGACTCCCCCCCTAAACGCCAGCGCTTTACCCTGGCCCATGAGGTGATGCACGTGCTGATCCAGCAGGACAACGACCTGCTCTCCGACCTGCACGAAGCCTACGCGGGACAGGAACTGGAAAAAGAGCTCGAGGCCCTCTGCAACCTGGGCGCCGCCGAGATGCTCCTGCCCGGCGAGGTGGTGGACGCGGCCCTGGCCAAAAAGGGCCAGATCCCCCGGCTGGTGCCCGAGCTGGCCGAGTTGCACCAGGTCTCGGAGGAGGTGGTGATTATCGCGCTGGCCGAGCGCGGCCCTACCCCCTCAATTGTGCTGATGGCAGGTAGCAAACCCCTGCGGGTCTATTTCAGCGCCAAGCACCCCCGCCTATTGGACCGGGTGAGCCGGGGCACCGGCTTTCGCCGCAACGACCCCCTGGTAATAGCCTTCGAGACCGGCTTACCGCAAAAAACCAAAACCGCCCTCCCCAACCATAGCGTGCTGTACAGCCTCGAGGCCTACCCCAAAGGGGGACGGGTCTATGCGGTTTACAAGGAGCTACAGAATTAG
- a CDS encoding GyrI-like domain-containing protein: protein MGKPVRTSESGFFVAGYEARTSRVAEASSQTAKIPALWEKIERGELELLIPKRLAKGKPFVVYYNYESGSEGPFSVLLGYQVIGQDDVPVGLSGLNVPAGRYLMFTAEGPRPGSVTQAWHEIHAYFEQPGAPQRAYTFDYEVHENSLRVSVFVAIR, encoded by the coding sequence ATGGGCAAGCCTGTTCGCACTTCGGAGTCTGGCTTTTTTGTAGCGGGCTACGAGGCTCGTACCAGCCGAGTGGCCGAAGCCAGTTCCCAAACGGCTAAAATCCCGGCTTTGTGGGAAAAGATTGAGCGCGGAGAGCTCGAGCTCCTGATTCCCAAGCGCCTGGCCAAGGGTAAGCCCTTTGTGGTCTACTACAACTATGAAAGCGGCTCGGAGGGCCCATTTTCGGTGCTGCTGGGCTACCAGGTGATTGGGCAGGACGACGTGCCGGTGGGTTTGAGCGGCCTGAACGTACCGGCAGGAAGGTATTTGATGTTCACCGCTGAAGGGCCCAGGCCGGGCTCGGTGACTCAGGCCTGGCACGAGATCCATGCCTATTTTGAGCAGCCCGGCGCACCCCAGCGGGCCTATACATTCGATTACGAAGTTCACGAAAACAGCCTGCGGGTTTCGGTTTTTGTAGCTATCCGGTAA
- a CDS encoding helix-turn-helix transcriptional regulator, with protein MTLAERLRELRSQQGWRLKDLSEKSGLSVPYLSDLERGRTNPSLDTLQTLAGSYNVTVNDLLAPVDFYGERTEASLPKGLAELIADPTLGAEITPEWQRTLARIELRGKRPESKRDWYEIFLHLKRVLEG; from the coding sequence ATGACACTAGCCGAACGTCTCCGCGAACTGCGCAGCCAACAGGGCTGGCGCCTGAAGGATTTGTCCGAGAAGAGTGGGCTTTCCGTGCCCTATCTGTCCGACCTCGAGCGGGGCCGCACCAACCCCTCCCTTGACACCCTGCAAACCCTGGCCGGCTCCTACAACGTAACGGTCAACGATCTGCTGGCCCCGGTAGACTTCTACGGGGAGCGCACCGAAGCCTCGCTGCCCAAGGGCCTGGCCGAGCTGATTGCCGACCCCACCCTGGGGGCCGAAATCACCCCGGAGTGGCAGCGCACCCTGGCCCGCATCGAGTTGCGCGGCAAGCGCCCGGAGTCCAAGCGCGACTGGTACGAGATCTTCCTGCACCTCAAGCGGGTGCTGGAAGGTTAG
- a CDS encoding Lrp/AsnC ligand binding domain-containing protein, producing MFSTFFWEVEARDRQQRLLEDTVGIGPTLPKAVQEARMMQLAQQVQVSTVGNIRPVSAYVFVSCTQPKRIAHALSRLPGVVKADALLGASEAVLVVERHNFEALQTLLTEVQSTPGVKKVSVKLAA from the coding sequence ATGTTCTCAACATTTTTTTGGGAAGTAGAGGCCCGGGATCGGCAACAACGCCTGCTCGAGGACACCGTGGGGATTGGCCCCACTCTTCCAAAAGCTGTACAGGAGGCCCGCATGATGCAACTCGCTCAGCAAGTCCAGGTTTCAACGGTGGGGAATATCCGCCCAGTGTCTGCTTATGTGTTTGTCTCTTGTACTCAACCCAAGCGCATCGCTCACGCCCTGAGCCGCCTGCCAGGGGTGGTCAAGGCCGATGCCCTGCTGGGGGCCTCCGAGGCGGTGCTGGTGGTGGAGCGGCACAACTTTGAAGCGCTGCAAACCCTCTTGACCGAAGTGCAGTCCACCCCCGGAGTCAAGAAAGTTTCAGTAAAGTTAGCAGCATGA
- a CDS encoding VOC family protein, whose protein sequence is MSKIVPNLWFDQEAKQAAEFYCAVFPEAKITHSVVLRDTPSGDCDLVSFELAGQPFMAISAGPLFKFNPSVSFILNFDPSQGRTREDLEALWNSLLSGGEALMPLGPYPFAPLFGYLRDRYGVFWQLILSDNMEPRLPFVIPSLLFVGDLHGKAEEAQNFYLSIFKDAHSGVTFRYPAGSEPEQEGTLMYSDFTLEGQWFSVSESALQHGFSFNEAVSFMVFCDTQEEIDYYWSKLSAVPEAEQCGWLKDQYGLSWQVVPRAMLAMLQEPDQERVQRVNQAVLQMKKLELAELQRAYA, encoded by the coding sequence ATGTCCAAAATTGTGCCCAACCTGTGGTTTGATCAAGAGGCCAAACAAGCTGCTGAGTTTTACTGTGCGGTGTTCCCCGAGGCCAAGATCACTCATTCTGTGGTTTTGCGCGACACCCCGTCGGGTGACTGCGATCTGGTCTCGTTTGAGCTGGCGGGCCAGCCCTTCATGGCCATCAGCGCGGGGCCGTTGTTCAAGTTCAATCCTTCGGTCTCTTTTATCCTGAACTTTGACCCTTCCCAGGGCCGTACCAGGGAAGACCTCGAGGCTTTATGGAACAGCCTTTTGTCCGGCGGTGAGGCGCTAATGCCGTTGGGCCCGTACCCTTTTGCACCCCTTTTCGGTTATCTTCGGGATCGGTACGGGGTCTTCTGGCAGTTAATTCTTTCCGACAACATGGAACCCAGGCTTCCCTTTGTCATCCCGTCACTCTTATTTGTGGGGGATTTGCACGGCAAGGCCGAGGAAGCCCAGAACTTCTATTTGTCGATTTTCAAAGATGCTCACAGTGGCGTGACCTTTCGCTACCCGGCTGGCTCGGAGCCCGAGCAAGAGGGCACGCTGATGTACAGCGATTTTACGCTGGAGGGCCAGTGGTTTTCGGTTTCGGAGAGCGCCCTACAGCATGGTTTCAGCTTCAATGAAGCAGTCTCATTCATGGTGTTTTGTGATACCCAGGAAGAGATTGATTATTACTGGTCAAAGCTCTCGGCAGTTCCCGAGGCCGAGCAGTGTGGCTGGCTCAAAGACCAATACGGCCTGAGCTGGCAAGTTGTGCCCAGGGCCATGCTAGCCATGCTCCAGGAGCCCGACCAGGAGCGGGTGCAGCGGGTTAATCAGGCTGTGCTCCAGATGAAAAAGCTCGAGCTAGCAGAACTGCAAAGGGCTTACGCCTAA
- a CDS encoding VOC family protein yields MKVMVSAIIPVVPSRDVQESLRFYQAYLGFQDPFTWGENPVEYGGLSREGLRLHFYHEPNPLVGQHYALRLEVDEVDLLYVGCEAAGIVHPNGRLENKPWGTREFTVLDPSGVAIRVYQAL; encoded by the coding sequence ATGAAGGTGATGGTTTCGGCAATCATTCCGGTGGTGCCCAGCCGCGATGTGCAGGAGTCTTTGCGTTTTTATCAGGCCTATCTGGGCTTTCAAGACCCCTTTACCTGGGGGGAAAACCCCGTCGAGTACGGTGGACTGAGCCGGGAGGGGCTGCGGCTGCATTTCTACCACGAACCCAACCCCCTGGTTGGCCAGCACTATGCTTTGCGCCTCGAGGTAGACGAGGTGGACTTGCTCTACGTGGGCTGCGAGGCGGCGGGTATCGTGCACCCCAACGGTAGGCTGGAAAACAAGCCCTGGGGCACCCGCGAGTTCACTGTGCTCGACCCCTCTGGGGTAGCCATCCGGGTCTATCAGGCGCTTTAG
- a CDS encoding nitroreductase family protein: MSDLYELYQRRASVRKFKPEPLREGDLDKLLLAAQRAPTDATAQMYSLLRISDPVLRREISSHSGQNPHIETCAEFFLILADVHRLQKLVEHRGGTFGRWPRTALHFAITDAVLAGSALATMAESLGYGIVWIGGVLNGIREIVRLCKLPQGVVPVAGLCVGVPDESPAPRPRLSRDLVVHENQYRDYSPEALEQAYADMAPITRSGDWYRVLERYFAQGGTMEQRERAYQVLTALQGFEPDLPPKLLQELQARGLEAGSLGQLIEATFAQGFRSLQFHSKGYVWIEKEPEAYRGEGQPGEALSQALLQAPKERVIP, from the coding sequence GTGAGCGACCTCTACGAGCTATACCAGCGCCGGGCCAGCGTGCGCAAGTTCAAGCCCGAGCCCCTGCGCGAGGGCGACCTGGACAAGCTTCTGTTGGCAGCCCAGCGGGCCCCCACCGATGCCACCGCGCAGATGTACAGCCTGCTGCGCATCAGCGACCCGGTGCTCAGAAGGGAAATCTCGAGCCACTCCGGCCAGAACCCCCACATCGAGACCTGCGCCGAGTTTTTCCTGATTCTGGCCGATGTGCACCGGCTGCAAAAGCTGGTGGAGCACCGGGGAGGTACTTTTGGGCGCTGGCCCCGCACCGCCCTGCACTTCGCCATCACCGATGCGGTGCTGGCCGGAAGTGCCCTGGCCACCATGGCCGAGAGCCTGGGCTACGGCATTGTGTGGATTGGAGGGGTGCTGAACGGCATTCGGGAGATTGTCCGGCTCTGCAAGCTACCGCAGGGGGTGGTTCCGGTAGCGGGGCTGTGTGTGGGCGTGCCGGACGAAAGCCCAGCCCCGCGCCCGCGCCTGTCACGCGATTTGGTGGTGCACGAGAACCAGTACCGGGACTACAGCCCGGAGGCACTCGAGCAAGCCTACGCCGATATGGCCCCCATCACCAGAAGCGGCGACTGGTACCGGGTGCTGGAGCGCTACTTTGCTCAGGGCGGCACCATGGAGCAGCGGGAGCGGGCCTACCAGGTGCTCACCGCTCTGCAGGGCTTCGAGCCCGACCTGCCGCCAAAGTTGCTGCAGGAGCTGCAAGCGCGGGGCCTCGAGGCGGGCTCGCTGGGCCAGCTCATCGAGGCGACCTTCGCACAGGGCTTTCGCAGCCTCCAGTTCCATAGCAAGGGCTACGTCTGGATCGAGAAAGAGCCCGAGGCCTACCGGGGCGAGGGCCAGCCCGGCGAAGCCCTGAGCCAGGCCCTGTTGCAAGCTCCTAAAGAGCGGGTTATTCCCTAA
- a CDS encoding GNAT family N-acetyltransferase produces the protein MRVHIQPEQPDSAVARALIAELDAVLNPHYPPESRHGYSVEKLIQQGVAFFVVYLDKQPVGCGGVQIFGNEYAELKRMFVRPGFRGRGVGKQLLAHLEAYAAERGIRVLRLETGVAQTEAIGLYEGFGFRRIPPFGPYFEDPLSICMEKKLS, from the coding sequence ATGCGGGTACACATTCAACCCGAGCAACCCGACAGCGCTGTGGCTCGAGCGTTGATTGCCGAGCTCGATGCGGTACTGAACCCCCACTACCCCCCCGAGAGCCGCCACGGCTACAGCGTGGAAAAGCTAATCCAGCAGGGGGTCGCCTTCTTCGTGGTGTACCTGGACAAGCAGCCGGTGGGCTGCGGCGGGGTGCAGATTTTTGGCAACGAATACGCCGAACTCAAGCGCATGTTCGTGCGGCCTGGGTTTCGTGGGCGGGGGGTGGGAAAGCAACTGCTGGCCCATCTGGAAGCCTACGCTGCCGAGCGAGGCATTCGGGTACTCCGCCTCGAGACCGGGGTGGCCCAGACCGAGGCCATCGGTTTGTATGAGGGCTTTGGCTTCCGGCGTATCCCCCCTTTTGGCCCCTACTTCGAAGACCCACTGAGCATTTGCATGGAAAAAAAGCTCTCCTAG
- a CDS encoding phosphoglycerate kinase — translation MRTLKDFNAAGKRVLVRVDFNVPIKEGKVKDETRVAAAIPTLKHLLEQGATLVLFSHLGRPKGGYEDASSLAPVAPVLEKHLGRPVIFIGGSPELTPASEATLEKVKSAPSGSVILLDNVRFEPGEEKNDETLAKNFARLGDAFVLDAFGSAHRAHASVTGVARFLPSYAGFLMEKEVESIGKVLHNPQKPYWVVLGGAKVSDKIGVIENLLPKVTGMVIGGAMAFTFIKAQGGQVGKSLVEDDKLDLARDLLKKAADLGVKLLLPTDVVAAQKIEAGTPTRIMPADAIEADWMGLDIGPESARSFAEALQGARTVLWNGPMGVFEVDDFAKGTLAVGEAIARLQGAFTVIGGGDSVAAANKLGMADRFSHVSTGGGASLELLELGTLPGIEALS, via the coding sequence ATGCGAACGCTAAAGGACTTCAACGCTGCCGGGAAGCGGGTGCTGGTACGGGTAGATTTCAACGTGCCCATCAAGGAGGGCAAGGTCAAGGACGAGACCCGGGTTGCGGCGGCCATTCCGACCCTTAAGCATCTGTTGGAGCAGGGTGCGACCCTGGTGTTGTTCTCGCACCTGGGGCGCCCCAAAGGCGGCTACGAAGACGCCAGCAGCCTTGCACCGGTGGCCCCGGTACTGGAAAAACACCTGGGCAGGCCGGTGATTTTTATTGGGGGCTCGCCCGAACTCACCCCGGCCAGTGAGGCCACCCTGGAAAAAGTAAAGTCGGCGCCTTCTGGCTCCGTGATTCTGCTGGACAACGTGCGCTTTGAACCGGGCGAGGAAAAAAACGATGAAACCCTGGCCAAAAATTTCGCCCGCCTGGGCGACGCTTTTGTGCTGGATGCGTTTGGCTCGGCCCACCGGGCGCACGCCTCGGTCACCGGGGTGGCCCGGTTTCTGCCAAGCTATGCCGGCTTCCTGATGGAGAAGGAGGTCGAGAGCATTGGCAAGGTACTCCACAACCCCCAGAAGCCCTACTGGGTGGTGCTGGGCGGGGCCAAGGTCTCGGACAAGATCGGGGTAATTGAGAACCTGCTGCCCAAAGTAACCGGCATGGTGATTGGCGGCGCCATGGCTTTTACCTTTATCAAAGCCCAGGGGGGGCAGGTGGGCAAGAGTCTGGTCGAGGACGACAAGCTGGATCTGGCTCGGGATCTGCTCAAAAAAGCCGCCGACCTGGGGGTGAAGCTACTGCTGCCCACCGATGTGGTGGCCGCCCAGAAGATAGAGGCGGGAACGCCTACCCGCATTATGCCTGCGGATGCGATTGAAGCGGACTGGATGGGGCTGGACATCGGCCCCGAGAGTGCTCGTAGCTTTGCCGAGGCCCTGCAAGGGGCCAGGACGGTGCTGTGGAATGGGCCTATGGGCGTGTTTGAGGTGGACGACTTTGCCAAGGGCACGCTGGCAGTGGGCGAGGCCATTGCCAGGCTTCAGGGGGCTTTTACCGTGATTGGCGGCGGCGACTCGGTGGCGGCTGCCAACAAGCTGGGCATGGCGGATAGGTTCAGCCATGTCTCCACCGGCGGGGGGGCCAGCCTCGAGCTGCTGGAGCTGGGCACCCTACCGGGCATCGAAGCGCTCAGCTAA